In the Caenorhabditis elegans chromosome X genome, one interval contains:
- the C39E6.2 gene encoding DUF5319 domain-containing protein (Confirmed by transcript evidence) — protein sequence MAQFAARMVFRMPNHRMAFQHVWFEFSDDGYLSAFLSDDELTDSGDEIDIGDVWFPDIGYVSCDELFETDEEDYVLWLERMHILSFENPLYDEFPYEDTEEGSIEDFVSSLWSLDRIGEDADLDDIVLEDYDSGEEADDESGESVD from the coding sequence ATGGCACAATTCGCAGCGAGAATGGTTTTTCGTATGCCTAATCATCGGATGGCTTTTCAACACGTCTGGTTCGAGTTCAGCGATGACGGATATCTTTCTGCATTTCTCTCCGATGACGAGCTTACTGACAGTGGGGATGAAATTGATATTGGAGACGTTTGGTTTCCCGACATTGGCTATGTCAGTTGTGATGAACTGTTCGAGACTGATGAGGAAGACTACGTTTTGTGGCTTGAGAGAATGcacattttgagttttgagaaTCCCCTATACGACGAATTCCCATACGAAGACACAGAAGAAGGTTCAATCGAAGATTTTGTGTCATCGCTCTGGAGCCTTGATCGCATTGGTGAGGATGCCGACCTTGATGACATCGTATTGGAAGACTATGATTCGGGAGAGGAGGCTGATGATGAGAGTGGAGAGTCTGTTGATTAA
- the mls-2 gene encoding Homeobox protein mls-2 (Confirmed by transcript evidence), giving the protein MPTSVMNLPIDMTTMSSQERLEKMSQLPKIELMEEEEEEEMKPSSDNKIKFNISELLEDDRKPTTQSSPSASSEDSTNEIEQTAFNFNFDPKMNPISALLQLQQTFLNVGNQQNMISPLTMFPFFGLPTAQLMHFKNMSNPDVNIQSDNGEEKDEKSEGKDGETRDSTGGSPLESDAEDDDDIGRGSDDEANSSDPSQNRKKKTRTVFSRSQVSQLEMMFECKRYLSSQERSNLAQKLHLTETQVKIWFQNRRNKFKRQAQTDDTNISLQMHRANVFSIPATTALTSPILTIPTTSAGVNMRNMISSPMDASATAAARFLFGFGTLQAQQNLNASAQAQNM; this is encoded by the exons atgCCGACTTCAGTTATGAATCTCCCTATTGATATGACGACAATGAGCTCGCAAGAACGtctcgaaaaaatgtcacaacTTCCAAAGATTGAACTGATGgaggaagaagaggaagaagagaTGAAGCCAAGTTCAGATAATAAGattaaattcaatatttctgaGTTGCTGGAAGATGACAGAAAACC aACTACACAAAGTTCCCCGTCGGCATCTTCAGAGGATAGCACCAATGAAATTGAGCAAACGGcgtttaatttcaattttgatccaaaaatgAATCCGATTTCTGCCCTCCTGCAACTTCAGCAAACTTTCTTGAACGTCGGCAATCAACAAAACATGATCTCACCACTTACCATGTTCCCATTCTTTGGACTTCCGACTGCTCAACTAATGCACTTCAAAAACATGAGCAACCCAG ATGTTAATATTCAATCAGACAATGGAGAAGAGAAGGATGAAAAATCGGAGGGAAAAGATGGGGAGACCAGGGATTCCACTGGTGGCAGCCCGCTGGAGTCTGACGCAGAAGATGACGATGATA TTGGCCGTGGAAGCGATGATGAAGCCAACTCTAGCGATCCATCACAAAATAGAAAGAAGAAAACCAGAACCGTCTTCAGCAGGAGTCAG GTGTCCCAATTGGAAATGATGTTCGAATGCAAAAGATATTTGAGCAGTCAAGAGAGATCAAATTTAGCACAGAAGCTGCACTTGACGGAGACCCAAGTGAAAATTTGGTTCCAAAATCGACGAAACAAGTTCAAGAGACAAGCTCAGACTGATGACACGAACATTTCCCTGCAGATGCATAGAGCTAATGTGTTTTCGATTCCAGCAACCACAGCTCTTACATCTCC aatcCTTACGATCCCAACGACCAGTGCTGGTGTGAACATGAGAAATATGATTTCATCTCCAATGGATgcttctgcaactgccgccgCGCGGTTTCTTTTCGGTTTTGGTACACTTCAGGCACAGCAAAACTTGAATGCGTCGGCTCAAGCGCAGAACATGTGA
- the npr-1 gene encoding Neuropeptide receptor npr-1 (Confirmed by transcript evidence), translated as MEVENFTDCQVYWKVYPDPSQSIYAIVPFLTVYLFLFFLGLFGNVTLIYVTCSHKALLSVQNIFILNLAASDCMMCILSLPITPITNVYKNWYFGNLLCHLIPCIQGISIFVCTFSLGAIALDRYILVVRPHSTPLSQRGAFLTTVLLWILSFVVTLPYAFNMQMIEYTEERICGYFCTEKWESAKSRRAYTMIVMLAQFVVPFAVMAFCYANIVSVLSKRAQTKIRKMVERTSALESSCAFPSHGLEQYENELNEFLDKQEKEKQRVVLQNRRTTSILVTMVVWFGITWLPHNVISLIIEYDDTQSFFRLYGRDDYDISYLLNLFTHSIAMSNNVLNPVLYAWLNPSFRQLVIKTYFGDRRKSDRIINQTSVYKTKIVHDTKHLNGRAKIGGGGSHEALKERELNSCSENLSYHVNGHTRTPTPEVQLNEVSSPEISKLVAEPEELIEFSVNDTLV; from the exons AtggaagttgaaaattttaccgACTGTCAAGTATATTGGAAAGTGTATCCAGATCCTTCTCAAAGTATATATGCGATAGTGCCATTTCTGACCGTGtacctttttctcttttttcttggaCTCTTTGGAAATGTGACCTTGATTTACGTAACTTGCAGCCATAAAGCTTTACTG aGCGTTCAAAACATATTCATTCTGAACCTGGCGGCGAGCGATTGCATGATGTGCATATTATCGCTTCCAATCACTCCAATCACAAATGTGTACAAAAACTGGTACTTTGGAAATCTACTCTGCCATTTGATACCATGCATTCAag gtatcAGCATTTTCGTATGCACATTCAGTCTCGGTGCGATTGCTTTGGATCGGTATATCCTTGTAGTAAGACCACATTCTACACCACTATCCCAAAGAGGAGCATTTCTTACTACTGTTCTATTGTGGATCCTCTCTTTTGTTGTAACTCTACCCTATGCGTTCAATATGCAAATGATTGAATACACA GAAGAGAGAATATGCGGCTACTTTTGCACTGAAAAGTGGGAATCTGCCAAGTCTAGAAGAGCCTACACAATGATCGTGATGCTCGCCCAATTCGTGGTCCCATTCGCTGTCATGGCCTTCTGCTATGCAAATATTGTTTCGGTGCTCAGCAAGCGTGCTCAGACAAAGATACGCAAAATGGTGGAGAGAACAAGCGCGTTGGAGAGCTCTTGCGCATTCCCGTCGCATGGTCTTGAACAGTATGAAAATGAG TTGAACGAATTTCTAGACAAACAGGAAAAGGAGAAACAACGAGTTGTACTTCAGAACAGAAG AACAACGTCAATCCTAGTTACCATGGTTGTCTGGTTTGGGATAACTTGGCTGCCACATAACGTCATTTCTTTGATTATTGAATATGATGACACACAATCGTTTTTCCGACTTTATGGCAGAGATGATTACGATATCAGTTATTTACTGAACCTTTTCACTCACAG TATTGCCATGTCGAACAATGTTTTAAACCCGGTACTCTATGCGTGGCTGAACCCAAGTTTCCGTCAACTGGTCATAAAGACATATTTTGGAGACCGGCGTAAAAGTGACAG AATAATCAATCAAACATCAGTTTACAAAACAAAGATCGTGCATGATACGAAGCACTTGAATGGAAGAGCCAAAATTGGCGGTGGTGGTAGCCACGAGGCGTTGAAGGAGAGGGAGCTGAACTCGTGTTCGGAAAATTTAAGCTATCATGTGAACGGTCATACGAGGACTCCTACACCGGAAGTTCAGTTGAATGAAGTTTCAAGTCCTGAAATAAG taaaCTTGTTGCTGAGCCGGAAGAATTGATCGAGTTCAGCGTCAACGACACGCTAGTCTGA
- the hum-10 gene encoding Myosin motor domain-containing protein (Partially confirmed by transcript evidence), giving the protein MDPPPPPPHNKSSTMLRNPAKSVDVNRLRSDIEILSQQLEMVKARLESALAEQDDIDEKGSKKMLSRDNSIDSRLSTSLFSSGSHDSCAATPIPHPEQPIIPPRSNSNLSKFNKALSMSTSHLTQEIEEISNKRLSMALPSSSAAPFITSLKRRETFTKVDEITKELNARIGKVKRTESLSIGMNRHHAPVPPPKPLRTFQEQLRKPVDQLQTNTMGRFSNNQKFKSQTSSFMSSSVAFLSMCNHREFVDAINKRFTQGQCWFSRGGQLFFVNPFNTVSSPRCNFYSVIPTITSSLFEAKSSTLFLRGVSGSGKSHVAELICMDIVKRLDNQGQLSHLFKISITILRPFLTANNAYNNQCSKAVLHYMFQTKENRLHRISLKHFPIESMSRGCRANIFAIVANDLTETEKEKYRIAGFRLRETTFNYGNFEEIKAAMSIIGIDMADILKIISACILLNNINFKTDNTSSEVDNIADLEDASSLLGVSALTMYRFMVSDALIDSRLIRDNLVTALYARTVKYILDKINLLLDAGSDPYDRGSVVTDSGISVGTINESNHTVHIVDIPGYVRSTQNSLNELIVNAANDIVQCTDSDMVHELLKSVEIATRNDEVWTESKSPKMIKHCTEAFEIHYDLRLMIERNSNRVSRELVNLFDFRTCTFPFAVNLFQQDIESMIVDNNYAPSAINWPNNGKTVIQNVIESIRMLKKDIADNNSQQIICLKSNDSLEYARVHENGLGYQLNLYRSVMASSCTSSNRINGICARSPTNSTPKVFFQRQYAIREGRKHYFPQRRSVVIDFQDPSSGVILRAGEIVKAIGFSGECYLVENGRRARAAIPISFTEKSVVVAHNMNN; this is encoded by the exons ATGGacccaccaccacctccaccgcACAACAAATCGTCCACGATGTTAAGAAATCCTGCGAAATCGGTGGATGTTAACAGATTACGCTCAGATATTGAAATT CTATCGCAACAATTGGAAATGGTGAAAGCCAGATTAGAGTCTGCACTTGCCGAACAAGATGATATTGATGAAAAAGGCAGTAAGAAGATGTTATCCAG AGATAACTCAATCGACTCGAGACTTTCAACCTCGTTATTCTCTTCCGGCTCACATGATTCATGTGCAGCGACTCCGATTCCGCATCCTGAGCAACCAATCA TTCCACCACGAAGTAATTCTaacctttcaaaattcaataaagCACTTTCAATGTCAACCTCCCACTTGACACAAGAAATTGAGGAAATCTCCAATAAAAGATTGTCCATGGCACTTCCATCGTCGTCAGCAGCACCATTCATAACATCTCTAAAACGTCGAGAAACTTTCACGAAAGTTGATGAAATTACTAAAGAGTTGAATGCAAGGATTGGAAAAGTTAAACGAACAG AAAGCTTATCAATTGGCATGAACCGACACCATGCACCAGTTCCACCACCCAAGCCATTAAGAACATTTCAAGAACAGCTAAGGAAACCAGTAGATCAATTGCAAACTAATACAATGGGAAGGTTCAGCAataatcaaaagttcaaat CTCAAACATCGTCTTTTATGTCATCTTCTGTAGCTTTTCTGTCAATGTGCAATCATCGAGAATTTGTCGATGCAATCAACAAGCGGTTTACACAGGGACAGTGCTGG TTTTCCCGAGGAggacaattgttttttgtcaatCCGTTTAACACAGTTTCGTCTCCAAGGTGCAACTTTTATTCGGTGATTCCAACAATAACATCTTCGTTATTTGAAGCAAAAAGCTCGACACTCTTTTTGAG agGTGTGTCTGGATCCGGAAAGTCTCATGTTGCCGAGCTAATTTGCATGGATATTGTGAAAAGATTAGACAATCAAGGTCAATTGAGCCACTTATTCAAGATTTCTATCACAATTCTGCGACCGTTTTTAACTGCTAACAATGCATACAATAATCAATGTTCAAAAGCCGTATTACATTACATGTTCCAAACCAAGGAAAATCGTTTACATCGAATATCACTTAAACATTTCCCAATCGAGTCAATGAGCAGAGGATGTCGAGCAAATATATTTGCAATAGTTGCAAATGATTTgactgaaactgaaaaagaaaagtataGAATTGCTGGATTTCGGTTACGAGAAACTACGTTTAACTACGGGAATTTTGAAGAGATCAAAGCGGCAATGAGTATTATTGGAATTGATATGGCAGATATTCTGAAA ATAATATCGGCATGCATTTTATTGAATAACATTAACTTTAAAACTGACAATACATCATCAGAAGTAGACAATATTGCAG ATCTTGAAGATGCCAGCAGTTTGCTAGGAGTTTCTGCACTGACGATGTATCGATTTATGGTTTCGGATGCTTTGATTgat agtcGATTGATAAGAGATAATCTGGTTACAGCCCTGTATGCCAGAACAGTGAAATATATTCTAGACAAGATCAACCTTTTACTGGATGCTGGTTCTGACCCATATGACAGAGGGAGTGTGGTTACTGATTCCGGGATCAGTGTTGGAACAATCAATGAAAGCAATCATACAGTTCATATTGTCGATATTCCTGGATACGTTCGTTCGACGCAAAACTCGTTGAATGAATTAATTGTGAATGCAGCAAACGATATTGTTCAATGCACAGACTCAGATATG GTTCATGAGTTATTGAAGAGCGTCGAAATTGCAACTCGAAATGATGAAGTTTGGACTGAAAG CAAATCTCCAAAAATGATTAAACACTGTACGGAGGCGTTTGAGATTCACTATGATTTGAGGCTCATGATTGAGAGAAACAGCAATCGTGTTTCAAGAGAATTA gtaaatttattcgattttcgaaCTTGCACGTTCCCATTTGCTGTAAATTTATTCCAACAAGATATTGAATCAATGATAGTTGACAACAATTATGCCCCAAGTGCGATTAATTGGCCGAATAATGGGAAGACTGttattcaaaatgttattGAATCAATTCGAATGTTGAAGAAAGACATCGCAGACAATAATTCCCAGCAAATTATTTGCTTAAAG TCTAATGATTCCCTGGAATATGCAAGAGTTCACGAAAACGGATTGGGTTATCAGTTAAATTTGTACCGAAGTGTCATGGCGAGCTCGTGTACTTCTTCGAATAG aataaacgGTATTTGTGCCCGGTCACCTACCAATAGCACTCCCAAGGTTTTCTTCCAACGGCAATACGCCATTCGTGAAGGACGGAAGCATTATTTTCCTCAACGGAGAAGCGTCGTCATTGATTTTCAAG ATCCATCAAGTGGAGTCATACTGCGAGCCGGTGAAATTGTGAAAGCGATCGGATTCTCTGGAGAGTGCTATTTGGTGGAGAACGGACGACGAGCACGTGCCGCGATACCAATTTCGTTCACCGAGAAAAGTGTAGTTGTAGCACATAATATGAATAATTAA
- the F43C9.2 gene encoding Calmodulin (Confirmed by transcript evidence) — translation MFELFVTNDISHS, via the coding sequence TTGTTTGAACTGTTTGTTACAAATGACATCTCTCACTCCTGA